One Myxococcota bacterium DNA segment encodes these proteins:
- a CDS encoding patatin-like phospholipase family protein, with the protein MSPANGERGERKRLGLALGAGAARGLAHMGVLFGLAEAGIPVDAIAGTSMGALVGAIYATGQLEVFERDLRDRALSDLWRYLDPVWPREGLLSGERATEYLRSLIGDWRIEDLPIPFAAVAVDLVTGEEVWIRSGKLLDAVRASISLPGIFVPVRQGGRVLVDGAIRNPVPVSPLEELGVDVRVAVNLQTHPVRELEPRARRARMMSRIGDA; encoded by the coding sequence GTGAGCCCGGCGAACGGAGAACGAGGCGAGCGGAAGCGGCTGGGGCTGGCGCTGGGCGCCGGCGCCGCGCGCGGGCTCGCGCACATGGGCGTGCTGTTCGGCCTGGCCGAAGCCGGGATCCCCGTCGACGCGATCGCCGGCACGAGCATGGGGGCGCTGGTGGGCGCGATCTACGCCACGGGCCAGCTCGAGGTCTTCGAGCGCGACCTGCGCGACCGCGCGCTCTCCGACCTGTGGCGCTACCTCGACCCGGTGTGGCCGCGCGAAGGGCTGCTCTCGGGCGAGCGCGCGACCGAGTATCTCCGCTCGCTGATCGGTGACTGGCGCATCGAGGACCTGCCGATCCCGTTCGCCGCGGTCGCGGTCGACCTGGTCACGGGCGAGGAGGTGTGGATCCGCTCGGGCAAGCTGCTCGACGCGGTGCGCGCGAGCATCTCGCTGCCCGGCATCTTCGTGCCCGTGCGCCAGGGCGGGCGCGTGCTGGTCGACGGCGCGATCCGCAACCCCGTGCCGGTCTCACCGCTCGAGGAGCTGGGCGTCGACGTGCGCGTGGCCGTGAACCTGCAGACGCACCCCGTGCGCGAGCTCGAGCCGCGCGCGCGCCGCGCGCGCATGATGTCGCGCATCGGCGACGC
- a CDS encoding glycosyl transferase: MSDFYQNGVITTLHRLAPDSLGRLEAELKHFARERPMALVLPCLASEVNGPGLRGIVEVLREVSYLHRIVVSVSGTKDAEEFRRVRDFFRVLPEAICIWGSGPTVGELLARQRASGLEPGPDGKGRAVWLGAGCALALGDADALAFHDCDILTYDREFLARLCYPVLSPHLDYDYCKGYYGRATDRLHGRVTRLFVTPLVLSLKRTLGSELPLLEFIQGFRYPLAGEFSMKTALARQVRIPSDWGLEIGLLAEVLRNASPQRICQVELCDNYDHKHQELSPLDPSRGLHRMVIDIATSLFRNLASVGVQFDAGFLNTLCSAYLRHAQDTITAYSADSRINGLRFDPHDEEGMVETFTAGLRAAGLAFVRDPMRAPLIPNWHRVGAAIPEFLADLRYAVELDRRI, encoded by the coding sequence ATGAGCGACTTCTACCAGAACGGGGTGATCACCACGCTCCATCGCCTGGCGCCCGATTCACTGGGCCGGCTGGAGGCGGAGCTGAAACACTTCGCGCGCGAGCGGCCGATGGCGCTCGTGCTCCCGTGCCTGGCCAGCGAGGTCAACGGTCCGGGCCTGCGCGGCATCGTCGAGGTGCTGCGCGAGGTGTCGTACCTGCACCGGATCGTGGTGAGTGTCTCGGGCACGAAGGACGCCGAGGAGTTCCGCCGCGTGCGCGATTTCTTCCGCGTGCTGCCCGAGGCGATCTGCATCTGGGGCAGCGGCCCGACCGTGGGCGAGCTCCTGGCGCGCCAGCGCGCGAGCGGGCTCGAGCCCGGGCCGGACGGGAAGGGCCGCGCGGTGTGGCTGGGCGCGGGCTGCGCGCTGGCGCTGGGCGACGCCGACGCGCTGGCCTTCCACGACTGCGACATCCTGACCTACGACCGCGAGTTCCTGGCGCGGCTCTGCTACCCGGTGCTCTCGCCGCACCTCGACTACGACTACTGCAAGGGCTACTACGGCCGCGCCACGGACCGGCTGCACGGAAGAGTGACGCGGCTGTTCGTGACCCCCCTCGTGTTGTCCTTGAAGCGCACGCTGGGCAGCGAGCTGCCCCTGCTCGAGTTCATCCAGGGCTTCCGCTACCCGCTGGCCGGCGAGTTCTCGATGAAGACGGCGCTGGCGCGCCAGGTCCGCATCCCGAGTGACTGGGGGCTGGAGATCGGTCTCTTGGCGGAGGTGCTGCGCAACGCGTCGCCGCAGCGCATCTGCCAGGTCGAGCTGTGCGACAACTACGACCACAAGCACCAGGAGCTGTCGCCGCTCGACCCGTCGCGCGGGCTGCACCGCATGGTGATCGACATCGCGACCTCGCTGTTCCGCAACCTCGCGAGCGTGGGCGTGCAGTTCGACGCGGGCTTCCTCAACACGCTCTGCTCGGCCTATCTGCGCCACGCGCAGGACACGATCACCGCGTACTCCGCCGACTCGCGCATCAACGGGCTGCGCTTCGATCCGCACGACGAGGAGGGCATGGTCGAGACCTTCACCGCGGGCCTGCGTGCCGCGGGCCTGGCCTTCGTGCGCGACCCCATGCGCGCACCGTTGATCCCGAACTGGCAC